The Astyanax mexicanus isolate ESR-SI-001 chromosome 12, AstMex3_surface, whole genome shotgun sequence genome window below encodes:
- the hps4 gene encoding Hermansky-Pudlak syndrome 4 protein isoform X1, whose protein sequence is MAETVQQENKRCIYFFLYDRSKVQEEGDLTRAGICYFYPEDTPMDQQELLCGQLAGVSRCVSELSSAPVRLLRLRKTKYAVHMRDNFLWALSCVADIPDVSVCAFLDQLIDLFCFYNGPVRQSYQLHSQEELAVCLARYLSHLQGGSTELHHIFSCLRTIDSTNIDPLLLLKAALILQACQRCPLVLAGCILYRGRVVSTQMPPELTVKVMVHETETFSQDNRLRMNGVTSGASPTSSTVTTNVFLTPSELHLLRYPPVDNRSSDTPQPLTRPRKSRLLSRTLSDTLISDQDPSEFPHLSYQTLPSSPRSSLSDESCFSPSPSLFSTPLRTSLKSQSEKDTPPESQEHSLPNGTLPNRGTGGSLGGSSSPVAKNEVNDQEGGRLGSESNISSVLAEKDKNADGNSENRQVNTLSNGVPSEQDEFSLRLNDRLAKLELTDDSAGSGDDRQERVEEHLAKESKEARREGVRERSEFVSVRSECETSLESMFLYQHRVRGLVLALLVEPSFNTHPTAKDEVYHSSLASLNGLEAHLRTTSPGAPGAQGPYTFAHYDCIQNTLTTNVCGRSAGPQDRPFVKATALLHSHFSYTDTLQEAIIRNASCAVYGTRTAAQETYFLQQGTSSRNSGIPNGQDSAFSLPSKARHRLLKHGVNLL, encoded by the exons ATGGCTGAAACCGTACAGCAGGAGAACAAACG GTGCATCTATTTCTTCCTGTACGATCGCTCGAAGGTGCAGGAGGAGGGGGATCTCACCAGGGCGGGGATATGCTACTTCTACCCTGAAGAT ACACCGATGGACCAGCAGGAGCTCTTGTGTGGTCAATTGGCCGGGGTTAGCCGTTGTGTTTCTGAGCTGTCCTCCGCTCCGGTCCGTCTGCTGCGGCTCCGCAAGACCAAATATGCTGTTCACATGAGGGACAACTTCTTATGG GCACTGAGCTGTGTGGCAGACATTccagatgtgagtgtgtgtgcattccTGGATCAGCTGATTGACCTTTTCTGCTTTTATAACGGTCCAGTTCGGCAGAGTTATCAG TTGCACAGTCAGGAGGAGCTGGCTGTGTGTTTAGCACGCTATCTCTCCCACCTGCAAGGTGGCTCCACAGAGCTCCACCACATCTTCAGCTGCCTCAGGACTATCGATTCTACAAAC ATTGACCCTCTGCTGTTGCTCAAGGCTGCCCTTATCCTGCAGGCTTGTCAGCGCTGCCCCCTGGTCTTAGCAGGGTGTATCTTGTATCGAGGCAG GGTGGTGAGCACACAGATGCCTCCAGAGCTGACGGTGAAGGTGATGGTGCACGAGACAGAAACCTTTAgccag GATAACAGACTCCGGATGAATGGAGTGACCTCTGGGGCTTCACCTACGTCCAGTACAGTCACAACAAATGTGTTCCTTACCCCCTCTGAGCTACACCTGCTTCGCTACCCCCCAGTGGACAACAG ATCTAGTGACACCCCTCAGCCTCTTACTCGTCCCAGGAAGTCCCGCCTGCTCTCCCGAACTCTCTCCGACACACTTATCTCTGATCAGGACCCATCCGAGTTCCCACATCTGTCTTATCAGACCCTGCCATCCTCCCCTCGCTCCTCCCTTTCGGACGAATCCTGCTTCAGCCCCTCCCCCTCATTGTTCAGCACTCCGCTTCGTACCAGCCTTAAGAGCCAATCAGAAAAAGACACGCCTCCTGAGTCACAAGAACACAGTCTGCCGAATGGGACACTTCCAAATAGGGGAACAGGTGGCAGTTTAGGTGGAAGCAGCAGTCCAGTTGCTAAAAATGAAGTGAATGATCAGGAGGGTGGGAGGTTGGGTTCAGAAAGTAACATTTCATCAGTTTTAgcagaaaaagacaaaaatgcaGATGGAAATTCTGAAAATAGGCAAGTTAATACACTTTCTAACGGAGTTCCATCCGAGCAGGATGAATTCAGTCTCCGTCTGAATGACAGATTGGCTAAACTGGAGCTGACTGATGACAGTGCAGGCAGTGGAGATGACCGACAAGAGAGAGTGGAGGAGCATCTGGCTAAGGAGAGCAAAGAGGCTCGtagagagggagtgagggagcGCTCAGAGTTCGTGTCGGTGAGGTCAGAGTGTGAAACATCCCTGGAGTCCATGTTCCTGTATCAGCACCGGGTCAGGGGACTGGTGCTGGCACTGTTGGTGGAACCAAGCTTCAACACACACCCAACTGCCAAAGATGAAGTG tatCACAGCAGTTTAGCCTCTCTGAATGGTCTGGAGGCTCATCTCAGAACCACCTCGCCTGGGGCCCCTGGAGCTCAGGGGCCGTACACATTCGCACACTATGACTGCATCCAGAACACACTCACCA CGAATGTGTGTGGACGATCTGCTGGACCTCAGGATCGTCCGTTTGTGAAAGCAACAGCTCTGCTGCACTCGCATTTCtcatacacagacacactacaGGAGGCCATCATCAG GAATGCAAGCTGTGCAGTTTATGGCACACGCACTGCAGCTCAAGAGACCTATTTCCTCCAGCAGGGGACGTCTTCCAGGAATTCTGGGATACCCAATGGCCAGGACAGCGCTTTCTCTCTGCCCAGTAAAGCGCGGCACCGCCTGCTTAAGCATGGAGTCAACCTTCTCTGA
- the hps4 gene encoding Hermansky-Pudlak syndrome 4 protein isoform X2 gives MDQQELLCGQLAGVSRCVSELSSAPVRLLRLRKTKYAVHMRDNFLWALSCVADIPDVSVCAFLDQLIDLFCFYNGPVRQSYQLHSQEELAVCLARYLSHLQGGSTELHHIFSCLRTIDSTNIDPLLLLKAALILQACQRCPLVLAGCILYRGRVVSTQMPPELTVKVMVHETETFSQDNRLRMNGVTSGASPTSSTVTTNVFLTPSELHLLRYPPVDNRSSDTPQPLTRPRKSRLLSRTLSDTLISDQDPSEFPHLSYQTLPSSPRSSLSDESCFSPSPSLFSTPLRTSLKSQSEKDTPPESQEHSLPNGTLPNRGTGGSLGGSSSPVAKNEVNDQEGGRLGSESNISSVLAEKDKNADGNSENRQVNTLSNGVPSEQDEFSLRLNDRLAKLELTDDSAGSGDDRQERVEEHLAKESKEARREGVRERSEFVSVRSECETSLESMFLYQHRVRGLVLALLVEPSFNTHPTAKDEVYHSSLASLNGLEAHLRTTSPGAPGAQGPYTFAHYDCIQNTLTTNVCGRSAGPQDRPFVKATALLHSHFSYTDTLQEAIIRNASCAVYGTRTAAQETYFLQQGTSSRNSGIPNGQDSAFSLPSKARHRLLKHGVNLL, from the exons ATGGACCAGCAGGAGCTCTTGTGTGGTCAATTGGCCGGGGTTAGCCGTTGTGTTTCTGAGCTGTCCTCCGCTCCGGTCCGTCTGCTGCGGCTCCGCAAGACCAAATATGCTGTTCACATGAGGGACAACTTCTTATGG GCACTGAGCTGTGTGGCAGACATTccagatgtgagtgtgtgtgcattccTGGATCAGCTGATTGACCTTTTCTGCTTTTATAACGGTCCAGTTCGGCAGAGTTATCAG TTGCACAGTCAGGAGGAGCTGGCTGTGTGTTTAGCACGCTATCTCTCCCACCTGCAAGGTGGCTCCACAGAGCTCCACCACATCTTCAGCTGCCTCAGGACTATCGATTCTACAAAC ATTGACCCTCTGCTGTTGCTCAAGGCTGCCCTTATCCTGCAGGCTTGTCAGCGCTGCCCCCTGGTCTTAGCAGGGTGTATCTTGTATCGAGGCAG GGTGGTGAGCACACAGATGCCTCCAGAGCTGACGGTGAAGGTGATGGTGCACGAGACAGAAACCTTTAgccag GATAACAGACTCCGGATGAATGGAGTGACCTCTGGGGCTTCACCTACGTCCAGTACAGTCACAACAAATGTGTTCCTTACCCCCTCTGAGCTACACCTGCTTCGCTACCCCCCAGTGGACAACAG ATCTAGTGACACCCCTCAGCCTCTTACTCGTCCCAGGAAGTCCCGCCTGCTCTCCCGAACTCTCTCCGACACACTTATCTCTGATCAGGACCCATCCGAGTTCCCACATCTGTCTTATCAGACCCTGCCATCCTCCCCTCGCTCCTCCCTTTCGGACGAATCCTGCTTCAGCCCCTCCCCCTCATTGTTCAGCACTCCGCTTCGTACCAGCCTTAAGAGCCAATCAGAAAAAGACACGCCTCCTGAGTCACAAGAACACAGTCTGCCGAATGGGACACTTCCAAATAGGGGAACAGGTGGCAGTTTAGGTGGAAGCAGCAGTCCAGTTGCTAAAAATGAAGTGAATGATCAGGAGGGTGGGAGGTTGGGTTCAGAAAGTAACATTTCATCAGTTTTAgcagaaaaagacaaaaatgcaGATGGAAATTCTGAAAATAGGCAAGTTAATACACTTTCTAACGGAGTTCCATCCGAGCAGGATGAATTCAGTCTCCGTCTGAATGACAGATTGGCTAAACTGGAGCTGACTGATGACAGTGCAGGCAGTGGAGATGACCGACAAGAGAGAGTGGAGGAGCATCTGGCTAAGGAGAGCAAAGAGGCTCGtagagagggagtgagggagcGCTCAGAGTTCGTGTCGGTGAGGTCAGAGTGTGAAACATCCCTGGAGTCCATGTTCCTGTATCAGCACCGGGTCAGGGGACTGGTGCTGGCACTGTTGGTGGAACCAAGCTTCAACACACACCCAACTGCCAAAGATGAAGTG tatCACAGCAGTTTAGCCTCTCTGAATGGTCTGGAGGCTCATCTCAGAACCACCTCGCCTGGGGCCCCTGGAGCTCAGGGGCCGTACACATTCGCACACTATGACTGCATCCAGAACACACTCACCA CGAATGTGTGTGGACGATCTGCTGGACCTCAGGATCGTCCGTTTGTGAAAGCAACAGCTCTGCTGCACTCGCATTTCtcatacacagacacactacaGGAGGCCATCATCAG GAATGCAAGCTGTGCAGTTTATGGCACACGCACTGCAGCTCAAGAGACCTATTTCCTCCAGCAGGGGACGTCTTCCAGGAATTCTGGGATACCCAATGGCCAGGACAGCGCTTTCTCTCTGCCCAGTAAAGCGCGGCACCGCCTGCTTAAGCATGGAGTCAACCTTCTCTGA